A region of Nocardioides sp. JS614 DNA encodes the following proteins:
- a CDS encoding Ig-like domain repeat protein yields MFVRKTLAGVIATALAGSVVALAGPASAAADPDDTTFTPTTADLIGVGSDTSQHAIKLFADAWNSSGEAPVKLATYAATGGGQITLPSGAINRPNGSGAGKSLLYGAGNNTDIDFARSSSAQNANETQAGLQSFPFALDTLVMAVSNSVPSNAPASLTVEQIVKIYKGEITNWNQVGGKDGVIAPKVPQAGSGTRSFFESKLTAANGGVKVVYAQSVAEVQEHDDSDVKNNANAVAPFSKGRAGLLGSTLRLESGWSADRALYNVVRGTDLGNPLIQGAFGEDGALCSTELRPLIEAAGFEQLATPANGGVCGQATQSATSNFAVNEQVVSTTTLEASSPKAKTAKLVATVTAATSPSGSVDFFEGETQVANDVPLVSGAATFTATGVTPGEHTYTAVFNPSEGSTVDPSEGEDTVSVKTSATVSETFPAAVAAGAKAKGTVTVVGDGATATGKVTIMQGAKVLKSATLKGGKATFTLKLAKGKNKLKAVYGGNAAVAGAKKSFTIKQK; encoded by the coding sequence ATGTTTGTACGCAAGACCCTTGCGGGCGTCATCGCGACGGCCCTCGCCGGCTCGGTCGTGGCCCTCGCGGGCCCGGCCTCCGCGGCCGCCGACCCCGACGACACCACCTTCACCCCGACGACCGCCGACCTGATCGGCGTCGGCTCCGACACCAGCCAGCACGCGATCAAGCTCTTCGCCGACGCGTGGAACAGCAGCGGCGAGGCCCCGGTCAAGCTCGCGACGTACGCCGCCACCGGCGGCGGCCAGATCACCCTGCCCAGCGGCGCCATCAACCGGCCGAACGGCTCGGGCGCCGGCAAGTCGCTGCTCTACGGCGCGGGCAACAACACCGACATCGACTTCGCCCGCTCCTCCTCGGCGCAGAACGCCAACGAGACCCAGGCCGGGCTGCAGTCCTTCCCGTTCGCGCTCGACACGCTGGTCATGGCGGTCTCGAACAGCGTGCCGTCCAACGCGCCGGCGTCGCTGACCGTCGAGCAGATCGTCAAGATCTACAAGGGCGAGATCACGAACTGGAACCAGGTCGGTGGCAAGGACGGCGTCATCGCGCCGAAGGTCCCGCAGGCCGGATCCGGCACCCGGAGCTTCTTCGAGTCCAAGCTCACCGCGGCCAACGGCGGCGTCAAGGTGGTGTACGCGCAGAGCGTCGCGGAGGTCCAGGAGCACGACGACTCGGACGTCAAGAACAACGCGAACGCGGTGGCGCCGTTCTCCAAGGGCAGGGCCGGCCTGCTCGGCAGCACCCTGCGCCTGGAGTCCGGCTGGAGCGCGGACCGGGCGCTGTACAACGTGGTGCGCGGCACCGACCTCGGCAACCCGCTGATCCAGGGCGCGTTCGGCGAGGACGGCGCACTGTGTTCCACCGAGCTCCGCCCGCTGATCGAGGCCGCCGGCTTCGAGCAGCTCGCGACCCCGGCCAACGGCGGCGTGTGCGGCCAGGCGACGCAGTCCGCGACGAGCAACTTCGCGGTCAACGAGCAGGTCGTGAGCACCACCACGCTGGAGGCCTCCAGCCCCAAGGCGAAGACCGCCAAGCTGGTCGCCACGGTCACCGCCGCCACCTCGCCCTCGGGCTCGGTGGACTTCTTCGAGGGCGAGACCCAGGTCGCGAACGACGTCCCGCTGGTCTCCGGCGCGGCGACGTTCACCGCCACCGGCGTCACCCCTGGCGAGCACACCTACACCGCCGTCTTCAACCCGAGCGAGGGCTCCACGGTGGACCCGTCCGAGGGCGAGGACACCGTCTCGGTGAAGACCTCCGCCACGGTTTCCGAGACCTTCCCGGCCGCGGTTGCCGCGGGCGCGAAGGCCAAGGGCACCGTGACCGTCGTCGGCGACGGCGCGACCGCCACCGGCAAGGTCACGATCATGCAGGGCGCCAAGGTCCTCAAGAGCGCGACCCTCAAGGGCGGCAAGGCGACCTTCACGCTCAAGCTCGCCAAGGGCAAGAACAAGCTCAAGGCGGTCTACGGCGGCAACGCCGCGGTCGCCGGGGCGAAGAAGTCCTTCACGATCAAGCAGAAGTGA
- a CDS encoding phosphate ABC transporter ATP-binding protein, with translation MTTAADETSVLPAVTPNPGLAEIQAREITAWFGDRKVLDRVSLTMPAGGITALIGPSGCGKSTFLRILNRMHELVPSAQLAGQVLLDGEDIYDPAKRLIDARRAIGMVFQKPNPFPAMSIRENVLAGLKLTGTKASRSAKDELVESCLRKGGLWEEVKDRLDAPGGGLSGGQQQRLCIARSLAIKPRVLLMDEPCSALDPTSTRVIEETMRELAHEVTIVIVTHNMQQAARVSDTCAFFLASQGTPGVIVEHGDTGAMFQSPQDPRTSDYVHGRFG, from the coding sequence ATGACGACAGCAGCCGACGAGACCAGCGTGCTCCCGGCGGTCACCCCGAACCCGGGGCTGGCCGAGATCCAGGCCCGCGAGATCACCGCGTGGTTCGGCGATCGCAAGGTCCTGGACCGGGTGTCGCTGACGATGCCGGCGGGTGGGATCACCGCACTCATCGGCCCGTCGGGCTGCGGCAAGTCGACGTTCCTGCGGATCCTCAACCGGATGCACGAGCTGGTGCCGTCGGCACAGCTCGCCGGCCAGGTGCTGCTGGACGGCGAGGACATCTACGACCCCGCGAAGCGGCTGATCGACGCGCGCCGCGCGATCGGCATGGTCTTCCAGAAGCCCAACCCGTTCCCGGCGATGTCGATCCGGGAGAACGTGCTCGCCGGGCTCAAGCTCACCGGCACCAAGGCGTCGCGCTCGGCGAAGGACGAGCTCGTGGAGTCCTGCCTGCGCAAGGGCGGCCTCTGGGAGGAGGTCAAGGACCGGCTCGACGCGCCCGGCGGCGGCCTCTCCGGCGGCCAGCAGCAGCGGCTGTGCATCGCCCGGTCGCTGGCGATCAAGCCGCGGGTGCTGCTGATGGACGAGCCGTGCTCCGCGCTCGACCCGACCTCGACCCGGGTCATCGAGGAGACCATGCGCGAGCTCGCGCACGAGGTCACGATCGTCATCGTCACCCACAACATGCAGCAGGCCGCGCGGGTCTCCGACACCTGCGCGTTCTTCCTCGCCTCCCAGGGCACTCCTGGCGTCATCGTGGAGCACGGGGATACTGGTGCGATGTTCCAGAGCCCCCAGGACCCGCGGACGAGCGACTACGTCCACGGTCGGTTCGGATGA
- a CDS encoding lytic transglycosylase domain-containing protein, which yields MSPARLIASFATALLVVAGLGYAASQTVLARPELPATRSSAYVDAPRPDTRVQAARRAGAPRAPARVDPRWVADTAARAGIPAPAVRAYANAQLAEPAGCEVGWTTLAGIGWVESHHGTIDGRTLGEDGRSSTPILGPALNGRGEVAAIPATPESSAWHGDPSWDHAVGPLQFIPSTWATWGADGDGDGTADPNDLDDAAVTAARYLCADGHDLETGQGWADAVFAYNHAQSYVDAVYAAASAYSDRTG from the coding sequence ATGAGTCCTGCCCGCCTGATCGCGTCGTTCGCCACGGCGCTGCTCGTCGTCGCCGGGCTGGGGTACGCCGCCTCCCAGACCGTGCTGGCGCGTCCCGAGCTGCCCGCGACCAGGTCCTCGGCGTACGTCGACGCCCCGCGTCCGGACACCCGGGTGCAGGCCGCCCGGCGCGCCGGCGCGCCGCGGGCCCCGGCGCGGGTGGACCCTCGCTGGGTCGCCGACACCGCCGCGCGGGCCGGCATCCCGGCGCCCGCGGTGCGCGCGTACGCGAACGCACAGCTGGCCGAGCCCGCGGGCTGCGAGGTCGGCTGGACGACGCTGGCCGGCATCGGCTGGGTCGAGTCGCACCACGGCACCATCGACGGCCGCACCCTCGGCGAGGACGGCCGCTCCTCGACGCCGATCCTCGGCCCCGCGTTGAACGGTCGCGGCGAGGTCGCCGCGATCCCGGCCACCCCGGAGTCCAGCGCGTGGCACGGCGACCCGTCCTGGGACCACGCGGTCGGGCCGCTGCAGTTCATCCCGTCGACGTGGGCGACCTGGGGCGCCGACGGCGACGGTGACGGGACCGCCGACCCGAACGACCTCGACGACGCGGCCGTCACGGCGGCCCGGTACCTGTGCGCCGACGGCCACGACCTCGAGACCGGCCAGGGTTGGGCGGACGCGGTGTTCGCCTACAACCACGCCCAGTCCTACGTGGACGCGGTCTACGCCGCGGCCTCGGCGTACTCCGACCGCACCGGCTGA
- a CDS encoding collagen-like triple helix repeat-containing protein — MTSVLRSRPAAIAALIIALLFAGGTGAVARGLIGTHDLRNGAVTSAKVADGTITTRDLRPHLADRVRRGGSAGPAGPQGVQGEPGPAGPQGVPGEAGPRGASGEQGVPGVQGVQGPAGPAGAPGGFAFSGDSSSAAPDADIIVTATCFEGSDPNLQVVALDNENLLITGQVTTYDGTGATTTDVLVDDTGYWNPMWAAGLTVIFDGVVVTATGESYAVTTVIRSSCQGQGTLIPLG; from the coding sequence ATGACCAGTGTGCTCCGCTCGCGTCCGGCCGCCATCGCGGCCCTCATCATCGCGCTGCTGTTCGCCGGTGGCACCGGCGCCGTCGCGCGCGGGTTGATCGGCACTCACGACCTCCGCAACGGTGCCGTCACCAGCGCGAAGGTCGCGGACGGCACGATCACCACGAGGGATCTCCGTCCCCATCTGGCCGACCGCGTCCGCCGCGGGGGCTCGGCCGGTCCCGCCGGACCTCAGGGTGTCCAGGGTGAGCCGGGCCCGGCCGGCCCGCAAGGGGTTCCGGGCGAGGCCGGCCCACGCGGTGCCTCGGGCGAGCAGGGGGTACCAGGTGTGCAGGGCGTGCAGGGGCCAGCGGGACCGGCCGGGGCGCCCGGCGGGTTCGCGTTCAGCGGTGACTCCTCGAGCGCCGCGCCGGACGCCGACATCATCGTGACCGCCACCTGCTTCGAGGGATCCGACCCGAACCTCCAGGTCGTCGCTCTCGACAACGAGAACCTGTTGATCACCGGCCAGGTGACGACGTACGACGGCACCGGTGCGACCACCACCGACGTCCTCGTGGACGACACCGGCTACTGGAACCCGATGTGGGCCGCCGGCCTCACGGTGATCTTCGACGGGGTTGTGGTCACCGCGACGGGTGAGTCCTACGCCGTGACGACGGTGATCCGCTCCAGCTGTCAGGGCCAGGGCACCCTGATCCCGCTGGGCTGA
- the mfd gene encoding transcription-repair coupling factor — protein sequence MHLSGLADAVLADPVLADAMADARGGVVPALDLTGPEALRPFVVAGLVRAGRSVLAVTATSREAEDLVEALGDLLDPARVAYYPSWETLPHERLSPRSDTVGRRLAVLRRLCHPGAATDAATDSSAGTPNGPIDVVVAPVRSVLQPQVKGLGDLEPVELEPGDTAPLDDVVRRLAAAAYTRVDLVEKRGEFAVRGGIVDVFPPTEEHPLRVELWGDDVEEIRSFSVADQRTLGKADRLWAPPCRELLLTDEVRARAAALGREHPQLLELTDKIAAGIAVEGMESLAPVLVDEMELLVDLMPADTHVLVLDPERARSRAHDLVATSEEFLAASWAAAAGGGTAPIDTLMMGMGAASYRTIADVREHCLDQHKPWWTVSPFGIETDAGPAPAESDPAVIAGAVRSRAVPATSVDAYRGEMERAIKDIETWRSAGHRVVVLHAGHGPAQRMVEVLGEHDVPARAVDGIAAAAELGDSVVTVTCGAIDHGFVDETNRLVLLTGEDLSGQRASTRDMRKMPARRKRQIDPLELSAGDYVVHEQHGVGRFVEMKQREVGGAVREYLVLEYGASKRGGPPDRLYVPADALDQVTRYVGGEQPSLDRLGGGDWTKRKNRARKAVREIAAELIKLYAARQATRGHAFGPDTPWQRELEDAFPFHETPDQLSTVDEVKGDMMRTVPMDRLVCGDVGYGKTEIAVRAAFKAVQDGKQVAVLVPTTLLVTQHLSTFAERMSGFPVILKALSRFQTDAEAREVIAAMADGSVDIVVGTHRLLNPDIRFKDLGLIIVDEEQRFGVEHKEQMKRLRTSVDVLSMSATPIPRTLEMAITGIREMSTITTPPEERHPVLTYVGAYEDRQIVAAVRRELLREGQVFYIHNRVSSIEKAAARIKELVPEARVATAHGQMGEHQLEQVMLDFWEKRFDVLVCTTIVESGLDVSNANTMIIERADTLGLSQLHQLRGRVGRSRERAYAYFLYPPEKPLTETAHERLATLAQHSDLGGGMAIAMKDLEIRGAGNLLGGEQSGHIADVGFDLYVRLVGEAVNDFKGEVEPELNEVRIELPVDAHLPHDYIPSERLRLEMYKRLAEVRSDEDVDLVNEELLDRYGEPPQEVVSLLIVARFRARARRAGVGEVTIAGRNVRFAPVDLPESRVVRLNRLYPKSIVKAPVSTILVPRPQTAVVGGRPITGIALLEWARQVIDAVIDPDGAGPVNAPQESK from the coding sequence GTGCACCTCTCCGGCCTGGCCGATGCCGTTCTCGCCGACCCCGTCCTCGCCGACGCGATGGCCGACGCACGCGGCGGCGTCGTGCCGGCGCTCGACCTGACCGGGCCGGAGGCGCTGCGCCCGTTCGTGGTCGCGGGCCTGGTCCGCGCCGGCCGCTCGGTGCTCGCGGTGACCGCCACGTCGCGCGAGGCCGAGGACCTCGTGGAGGCCCTCGGCGACCTGCTCGACCCGGCGCGGGTCGCGTACTACCCGAGCTGGGAGACGCTGCCGCACGAGCGGCTCAGCCCGCGCAGCGACACCGTCGGTCGCCGGCTCGCGGTGCTGCGCCGCCTGTGCCACCCGGGGGCGGCGACCGACGCGGCCACGGACTCGTCCGCGGGGACGCCGAACGGCCCGATCGACGTCGTCGTCGCGCCGGTGCGCTCGGTGCTCCAGCCCCAGGTCAAGGGCCTGGGCGACCTCGAGCCCGTCGAGCTGGAGCCGGGTGACACCGCTCCGCTCGACGACGTCGTACGCCGGCTGGCGGCCGCGGCGTACACGCGCGTCGACCTGGTCGAGAAGCGCGGCGAGTTCGCGGTCCGCGGCGGGATCGTCGACGTCTTCCCGCCCACCGAGGAGCACCCGCTGCGGGTGGAGCTCTGGGGGGACGACGTCGAGGAGATCCGGTCGTTCTCGGTCGCCGACCAGCGCACGCTCGGGAAGGCGGACCGGCTCTGGGCGCCGCCGTGCCGCGAGCTGCTGCTCACCGACGAGGTGCGCGCCCGCGCGGCCGCGCTCGGCCGCGAGCACCCCCAGCTGCTCGAGCTCACCGACAAGATCGCGGCCGGCATCGCCGTCGAGGGCATGGAGTCCCTCGCGCCGGTGCTGGTCGACGAGATGGAGCTGCTCGTCGACCTGATGCCCGCCGACACCCACGTGCTGGTGCTCGACCCCGAGCGCGCGCGCAGCCGGGCGCACGACCTGGTGGCGACCAGCGAGGAGTTCCTGGCAGCCAGCTGGGCCGCGGCGGCCGGCGGCGGCACCGCACCGATCGACACGCTGATGATGGGGATGGGCGCCGCGTCGTACCGCACCATCGCCGACGTGCGCGAGCACTGCCTCGACCAGCACAAGCCCTGGTGGACGGTGAGCCCGTTCGGCATCGAGACCGACGCCGGCCCGGCGCCCGCCGAGTCGGACCCCGCGGTGATCGCCGGCGCGGTGCGCTCCCGTGCCGTGCCGGCCACCTCGGTCGACGCCTACCGGGGCGAGATGGAGCGCGCGATCAAGGACATCGAGACCTGGCGCAGTGCCGGCCACCGGGTGGTCGTGCTGCACGCCGGGCACGGTCCGGCGCAGCGCATGGTGGAGGTGCTCGGCGAGCACGACGTGCCCGCCCGCGCGGTCGACGGCATCGCCGCGGCCGCCGAGCTCGGCGACAGCGTCGTCACCGTCACCTGCGGCGCGATCGACCACGGCTTCGTGGACGAGACCAACCGCCTGGTGCTGCTCACCGGGGAGGACCTCTCCGGCCAGCGGGCCTCGACCCGCGACATGCGGAAGATGCCGGCCCGCCGCAAGCGCCAGATCGACCCGCTCGAGCTGAGCGCCGGCGACTACGTCGTGCACGAGCAGCACGGTGTCGGGCGGTTCGTGGAGATGAAGCAGCGCGAGGTCGGGGGAGCGGTGCGCGAGTACCTCGTGCTCGAGTACGGCGCCTCCAAGCGCGGCGGCCCGCCCGACCGGCTCTACGTCCCTGCGGATGCGCTCGACCAGGTGACCCGCTATGTCGGCGGCGAGCAGCCCTCGCTCGACCGGCTCGGCGGCGGCGACTGGACCAAGCGCAAGAACCGCGCCCGCAAGGCGGTCCGTGAGATCGCCGCCGAGCTGATCAAGCTGTACGCCGCCCGGCAGGCGACCAGGGGCCACGCGTTCGGTCCGGACACGCCGTGGCAGCGCGAGCTCGAGGACGCCTTCCCGTTCCACGAGACGCCCGACCAGCTGAGCACCGTCGACGAGGTCAAGGGCGACATGATGCGCACCGTCCCCATGGACCGGCTGGTCTGCGGCGACGTCGGCTACGGCAAGACCGAGATCGCCGTGCGCGCCGCGTTCAAGGCGGTCCAGGACGGCAAGCAGGTGGCGGTGCTGGTGCCGACCACGCTGCTGGTCACCCAGCACCTCAGCACCTTCGCCGAGCGGATGAGCGGCTTCCCCGTCATCCTCAAGGCCCTCTCGCGCTTCCAGACGGACGCGGAAGCCCGCGAGGTGATCGCGGCGATGGCCGACGGCTCGGTCGACATCGTGGTCGGCACCCACCGGCTGCTCAACCCGGACATCCGCTTCAAGGACCTCGGCCTGATCATCGTCGACGAGGAGCAGCGCTTCGGGGTCGAGCACAAGGAGCAGATGAAGCGGCTGCGCACCTCGGTCGACGTGCTGTCCATGTCCGCCACGCCGATCCCGCGGACCCTGGAGATGGCGATCACCGGCATCCGGGAGATGTCCACGATCACCACCCCGCCCGAGGAGCGGCACCCGGTGCTGACCTACGTCGGGGCCTACGAGGACCGGCAGATCGTGGCCGCCGTACGCCGTGAGCTGCTCCGCGAGGGCCAGGTCTTCTACATCCACAACCGGGTGAGCTCGATCGAGAAGGCGGCCGCGCGGATCAAGGAGCTGGTGCCGGAGGCGCGGGTCGCCACCGCGCATGGCCAGATGGGCGAGCACCAGCTCGAGCAGGTGATGCTGGACTTCTGGGAGAAGCGGTTCGACGTGCTCGTGTGCACGACCATCGTCGAGTCCGGCCTGGACGTGTCCAACGCCAACACGATGATCATCGAGCGGGCCGACACGCTCGGCCTCTCCCAGCTGCACCAGCTGCGCGGTCGCGTCGGGCGCAGCAGGGAGCGGGCGTACGCCTACTTCCTCTACCCACCGGAGAAGCCGCTCACCGAGACCGCCCACGAGCGGCTCGCCACGCTCGCGCAGCACTCCGACCTCGGCGGCGGCATGGCGATCGCCATGAAGGACCTCGAGATCCGGGGCGCGGGGAACCTGCTCGGCGGCGAGCAGTCCGGGCACATCGCCGACGTCGGCTTCGACCTCTACGTGCGCCTGGTCGGCGAGGCCGTGAACGACTTCAAGGGCGAGGTCGAGCCCGAGCTCAACGAGGTGCGCATCGAGCTGCCGGTCGACGCCCACCTGCCGCACGACTACATCCCCAGCGAGCGCCTGCGCCTGGAGATGTACAAGCGGCTCGCCGAGGTCCGCTCCGACGAGGACGTGGACCTGGTGAACGAGGAGCTGCTCGACCGGTACGGCGAGCCGCCGCAGGAGGTCGTCTCGCTGCTGATCGTCGCCCGATTCCGCGCGCGGGCGCGCCGGGCCGGGGTCGGGGAGGTCACGATCGCGGGCCGCAACGTCCGGTTCGCGCCGGTCGACCTGCCCGAGTCGCGGGTGGTCCGGCTGAACCGGCTCTACCCCAAGTCGATCGTCAAGGCCCCGGTCAGCACGATCCTGGTGCCGCGTCCCCAGACCGCGGTGGTCGGGGGGCGTCCGATCACCGGCATCGCCCTGCTTGAATGGGCTCGGCAAGTGATCGACGCCGTGATCGACCCCGATGGCGCCGGCCCCGTCAACGCACCTCAGGAGAGCAAGTGA
- a CDS encoding MazG family protein yields MRAQRASKPPDEPLLEFLEVMRRLRAECAWKAGQTHRSLARFLLEETHETLEAIDDGDRTGDWSHLREELGDLLLQVYFHAVIAEETGEFTLDDVARDITAKMHRRNPHVFAPTPDSPVEPAAIDELWQQIKATEKQRTSITDGLPPGLPALLYADKVLARLAREPAVEPVETAAPAPPVVEPVETPAPAHHADPAHHLGERLLALVAEARESDVDPEQALRDAVRRLLAPPP; encoded by the coding sequence GTGCGAGCGCAGCGAGCCTCGAAACCACCCGACGAGCCGCTCCTCGAGTTCCTCGAGGTGATGCGCCGGTTGCGTGCGGAGTGCGCGTGGAAGGCCGGCCAGACCCACCGGTCGCTGGCGCGGTTCCTCCTCGAGGAGACCCACGAGACCCTCGAGGCGATCGACGACGGGGACCGCACTGGCGACTGGAGCCACCTGCGCGAAGAGCTCGGCGACCTGCTGCTGCAGGTCTACTTCCATGCGGTGATCGCCGAGGAGACCGGCGAGTTCACCCTCGACGACGTCGCCCGCGACATCACCGCGAAGATGCACCGCCGCAACCCGCACGTCTTCGCGCCCACCCCGGACTCGCCGGTCGAGCCCGCAGCCATCGACGAGCTGTGGCAGCAGATCAAGGCGACCGAGAAGCAGCGGACCTCGATCACCGACGGCCTCCCCCCGGGGTTGCCGGCCCTGCTGTACGCCGACAAGGTCCTGGCCCGCCTCGCCCGCGAGCCGGCGGTCGAGCCCGTCGAGACCGCTGCACCCGCCCCACCGGTGGTCGAGCCTGTCGAGACCCCCGCACCCGCCCACCACGCCGACCCTGCCCACCACCTGGGGGAGCGCCTGCTCGCGCTGGTCGCCGAGGCCCGCGAGTCCGACGTCGACCCCGAGCAGGCCCTGCGCGACGCCGTACGCCGGCTGCTCGCGCCGCCGCCCTGA
- the eno gene encoding phosphopyruvate hydratase yields MASIEAVGAREILDSRGNPTVEVEVLLDDNSFARAAVPSGASTGAFEAVELRDGGDRYLGKGVAKAVEGVIQTIAPAIEGLAADDQRLVDQTMLELDGTPNKGKLGANAILGVSLAVARAAADSAELPLYRYVGGPNAHLLPVPMMNILNGGSHADSNVDVQEFMIAPIGAPTFREALRSGAEVYHALKSVLKKKGLATGLGDEGGFAPNLDSNRAALDLIAEAVSAAGLTLGKDIALAMDVAASEFYKDGSYAFEGGTKTAEQMTAYYADLVASYPIVSIEDPLDEEDWAGWKALTDELGSKIQIVGDDLFVTNVERLQRGITGGQANALLVKVNQIGSLTETLDSVELAHRNGYRCMMSHRSGETEDTTIADLAVATNCGQIKTGAPARSERVAKYNQLLRIEDELGDAARYSGASAFPRYAG; encoded by the coding sequence GTGGCATCCATCGAAGCTGTCGGCGCCCGCGAGATCCTCGACTCGCGCGGCAACCCCACCGTCGAGGTGGAGGTCCTCCTCGACGACAACTCGTTCGCCCGGGCAGCGGTGCCCAGCGGTGCCTCGACGGGCGCCTTCGAGGCGGTCGAGCTGCGCGACGGCGGCGACCGCTACCTCGGCAAGGGCGTGGCCAAGGCCGTCGAGGGCGTCATCCAGACCATCGCCCCGGCGATCGAGGGCCTGGCCGCCGACGACCAGCGCCTGGTCGACCAGACCATGCTCGAGCTGGACGGCACCCCCAACAAGGGCAAGCTGGGCGCCAACGCGATCCTCGGCGTCTCGCTGGCGGTCGCCCGGGCCGCCGCGGACTCCGCGGAGCTGCCGCTGTACCGCTACGTCGGCGGCCCGAACGCCCACCTGCTGCCGGTCCCGATGATGAACATCCTCAACGGCGGCTCGCACGCCGACTCGAACGTCGACGTCCAGGAGTTCATGATCGCGCCGATCGGCGCGCCCACGTTCCGCGAGGCGCTGCGCTCGGGCGCCGAGGTCTACCACGCGCTGAAGTCGGTGCTGAAGAAGAAGGGCCTGGCCACCGGCCTCGGCGACGAGGGTGGGTTCGCGCCCAACCTGGACAGCAACCGCGCCGCGCTCGACCTGATCGCCGAGGCGGTCTCCGCCGCCGGCCTGACCCTCGGCAAGGACATCGCGCTCGCGATGGACGTCGCGGCGTCCGAGTTCTACAAGGACGGCTCCTACGCCTTCGAGGGCGGCACCAAGACCGCCGAGCAGATGACGGCGTACTACGCCGACCTGGTCGCGTCGTACCCCATCGTCTCGATCGAGGACCCGCTGGACGAGGAGGACTGGGCCGGCTGGAAGGCGCTGACCGACGAGCTCGGCAGCAAGATCCAGATCGTCGGCGACGACCTGTTCGTCACCAACGTCGAGCGGCTCCAGCGCGGCATCACCGGCGGCCAGGCCAACGCGCTGCTGGTCAAGGTCAACCAGATCGGGTCGCTGACCGAGACCCTCGACTCCGTCGAGCTGGCCCACCGCAACGGCTACCGCTGCATGATGAGCCACCGCTCGGGCGAGACCGAGGACACCACGATCGCCGACCTGGCGGTCGCGACGAACTGCGGGCAGATCAAGACGGGCGCCCCGGCCCGGTCCGAGCGGGTCGCGAAGTACAACCAGCTGCTCCGGATCGAGGACGAGCTCGGAGATGCCGCGCGCTACTCCGGCGCGTCGGCATTCCCCCGGTACGCCGGCTGA
- a CDS encoding FtsB family cell division protein, which translates to MPATPAQARHRLTGRAAILVLVLAVLTVSYASSLRAYLQQRDQIGDLKSQIALRQANIDDLEREKRRWEDPAFVRQQARELNFVMPGETAYVVLDENGDPLESDTSLTDPATVAPKPPRAWWSTAWESVRTAGVPPAAEPEPSTKITGTD; encoded by the coding sequence GTGCCCGCGACGCCGGCCCAGGCGCGGCACCGGCTGACCGGCCGGGCCGCGATCCTGGTGCTGGTGCTCGCGGTGCTGACGGTGTCCTACGCCTCCTCGCTGCGGGCCTACCTCCAGCAACGCGACCAGATCGGTGACCTGAAGAGCCAGATCGCGCTGCGCCAGGCGAACATCGACGACCTGGAGCGGGAGAAGCGGCGCTGGGAGGACCCGGCCTTCGTGCGGCAGCAGGCGCGCGAGCTGAACTTCGTGATGCCGGGCGAGACCGCCTACGTGGTGCTGGACGAGAACGGCGACCCGCTGGAGAGCGACACCTCCCTCACCGATCCCGCCACGGTCGCCCCGAAGCCGCCGCGGGCGTGGTGGTCCACGGCCTGGGAGTCGGTCAGGACGGCCGGCGTCCCGCCGGCCGCCGAGCCGGAGCCGTCGACGAAGATCACCGGCACCGACTGA